In Festucalex cinctus isolate MCC-2025b chromosome 21, RoL_Fcin_1.0, whole genome shotgun sequence, one genomic interval encodes:
- the fkbp1b gene encoding peptidyl-prolyl cis-trans isomerase FKBP1B isoform X1, with protein MGVEVETISPGDGSTFPKKGQTCVVHYIGMLQNGKKFDSSRDRNKPFKFKIGRNEVIKGWEEGVAQMSLGQRVKLTCTPDVAYGLTGHPGVIPPNATLVFDVELLKLE; from the exons ATGGGCGTGGAAGTCGAGACAATATCACCCGGTGATG GAAGCACATTTCCAAAGAAGGGTCAGACGTGTGTGGTTCATTACATAG GTATGCTGCAGAACGGCAAAAAGTTCGACTCGTCTCGAGACCGAAACAAGCCCTTCAAATTCAAGATCGGACGCAACGAGGTGATCAAAGGCTGGGAAGAAGGCGTGGCTCAG ATGAGCCTTGGCCAGAGGGTGAAGCTCACCTGCACACCGGACGTCGCCTACGGCCTCACAGGCCACCCCGGCGTCATCCCTCCCAATGCCACGCTTGTTTTCGACGTGGAGCTCCTCAAACTGGAGTGA
- the wdcp gene encoding WD repeat and coiled-coil-containing protein gives MDLGKAKLLRSGINTLHQAIHPVHGVAWTDGKQVCLTTLYFQRGEAKFGDTNVIGQFEHVLGLFWGPLCCPDSPALLAVQHKKHVSVWQLQLSALEHNKLLCTQTCEMSEPFPLLAQGCVWHPKLDILALLTKRDASVLFSVRVDNRRTKADIKGSGLIHCACWTKDGTRLVVAIGTALHSYIWNDIHKSLVACSFCPIFDVGGYICATEATGDCQVAVATELPLEKLCGLNAGMAFEVDASRVQMQENDQDSRRLSFDFAERSHTPTSGPVDLTHLLARHRRSDPSPLIHLQRKDMVTGSGQDSSYLVLITYDRKVVTTRKVSIPGILVPDLVAFDPRASTVAVASNACNVVLVYRITASAMPNIQQISLQATDRPKGVCFLSDKVLLMMVGRQKSMDPAFLPSSNTEKYILRLVTKEFDGEGAPSLVNASNLSRIRRHSEHLPKEDRERVGIKDLVLPGAGVVPRSPGSRRKLVEEVRSPEPSPVASSVDFSPPAAMENVDVGRMTSLAVAGQTSRDSSRAGSPRPEAIPEPVVATPGGSSRDRALEHLVFNMERLSTRFADVQQCLGEIREYAQNGKKVPSSYPAAAEPPYLNVTCQKQLSENVFIDERRPMLLCDGKLCLRALQELFNLTVVEMQHGPLWIVLVADADGFVPLTFKPKDELTVRNGKRKSTLRTPGSPETSCPASPAPCHNPNTTTTDAPT, from the exons ATGGACCTGGGCAAGGCCAAGCTGCTACGGAGCGGCATCAATACGCTGCATCAGGCCATCCACCCCGTGCATGGCGTGGCATGGACCGACGGCAAGCAGGTGTGCCTGACGACGCTGTACTTCCAGCGCGGCGAGGCCAAGTTCGGCGACACCAACGTCATTGGGCAGTTCGAGCATGTCCTGGGGCTCTTCTGGGGCCCGCTGTGCTGCCCCGACTCTCCCGCCCTGCTGGCCGTGCAGCACAAGAAGCACGTCAGCGTTTGGCAGTTGCAGCTCAGCGCGCTGGAGCACAACAAGCTGTTGTGCACGCAGACCTGCGAGATGAGCGAGCCCTTCCCGTTGCTCGCGCAGGGCTGCGTCTGGCACCCCAAACTGGACATTCTGGCCCTCCTGACCAAGCGGGACGCCTCGGTGCTATTCTCGGTACGAGTGGACAATAGGAGGACCAAAGCGGATATTAAGGGTAGCGGTCTGATCCATTGCGCGTGTTGGACTAAAGACGGAACCCGGTTGGTGGTGGCTATCGGCACCGCTCTCCACTCCTACATCTGGAACGACATCCACAAAAGCCTGGTGGCATGCTCCTTCTGCCCCATTTTCGACGTGGGGGGCTACATCTGTGCCACGGAGGCAACGGGAGACTGTCAGGTTGCTGTGGCGACGGAGCTGCCTTTGGAGAAGCTGTGCGGCCTCAACGCCGGCATGGCTTTCGAGGTGGACGCCTCACGAGTCCAGATGCAAGAAAATGACCAAGATTCCAGACGGTTATCGTTTGACTTTGCTGAGAGGTCCCATACGCCCACCTCGGGCCCGGTAGACCTCACCCACCTCCTGGCCCGGCACCGGCGCTCGGACCCCAGCCCGCTTATCCATCTGCAGCGCAAGGACATGGTCACGGGCTCCGGTCAGGACTCCTCGTACCTGGTGCTGATCACGTACGACCGCAAGGTGGTCACCACCCGCAAAGTCAGCATCCCCGGGATCCTGGTGCCGGATTTGGTGGCGTTCGACCCGCGCGCCTCCACCGTGGCCGTGGCGTCCAACGCCTGCAACGTGGTGCTGGTGTACCGCATCACGGCATCGGCCATGCCCAACATCCAGCAGATCTCGCTGCAGGCCACCGACAGGCCAAAGGGGGTGTGTTTCCTCAGCGACAAGGTTCTGCTCATGATGGTAGGCCGGCAGAAGTCCATGGACCCCGCCTTCCTCCCATCCTCTAACACGGAAAAGTACATCCTGCGCCTGGTAACCAAAGAGTTTGATGGGGAGGGGGCCCCCTCCCTTGTCAACGCTTCTAATTTATCACGGATTAGGAGGCACTCAGAGCACCTGCCCAAGGAGGATAGGGAGCGGGTGGGGATAAAGGACTTGGTTCTACCCGGGGCGGGAGTAGTCCCGCGCTCACCCGGGAGCAGACGCAAGCTGGTGGAGGAGGTGAGGAGCCCCGAGCCCAGCCCTGTGGCCAGCTCCGTGGACTTCTCCCCGCCAGCCGCCATGGAGAACGTGGACGTCGGCCGTATGACCAGCCTGGCGGTGGCCGGCCAGACCAGCAGGGACTCCAGCCGGGCCGGATCACCTCGACCGGAGGCGATACCAGAGCCGGTGGTGGCCACGCCGGGCGGATCCTCCAGGGACCGGGCCCTGGAGCATCTGGTCTTCAACATGGAGCGGCTGTCCACTCGCTTCGCAGACGTGCAGCAGTGCCTGGGCGAGATCCGAGAGTACGCCCAGAACGGCAAGAAGGTTCCGAGCTCCTACCCGGCCGCAGCCGAGCCTCCTTACCTCAATGTCACATGTCAG AAGCAGCTGTCTGAGAACGTGTTCATCGACGAACGGCGTCCGATGCTCTTATGTGACGGCAAGTTGTGTCTCCGCGCCCTCCAGGAGCTTTTCAACCTCACCGTCGTGGAGATGCAGCATG GCCCCCTGTGGATCGTCCTGGTGGCCGACGCCGACGGCTTCGTACCGCTGACGTTCAAGCCCAAGGACGAGCTCACCGTACGTAACGGCAAGCGCAAATCCACCTTGCGCACCCCTGGGAGCCCCGAGACCTCCTGCCCGGCCAGTCCGGCCCCCTGCCATAACCCCAACACCACCACCACGGATGCCCCCACGTAG
- the fkbp1b gene encoding peptidyl-prolyl cis-trans isomerase FKBP1B isoform X2: MGVEVETISPGDGMLQNGKKFDSSRDRNKPFKFKIGRNEVIKGWEEGVAQMSLGQRVKLTCTPDVAYGLTGHPGVIPPNATLVFDVELLKLE; the protein is encoded by the exons ATGGGCGTGGAAGTCGAGACAATATCACCCGGTGATG GTATGCTGCAGAACGGCAAAAAGTTCGACTCGTCTCGAGACCGAAACAAGCCCTTCAAATTCAAGATCGGACGCAACGAGGTGATCAAAGGCTGGGAAGAAGGCGTGGCTCAG ATGAGCCTTGGCCAGAGGGTGAAGCTCACCTGCACACCGGACGTCGCCTACGGCCTCACAGGCCACCCCGGCGTCATCCCTCCCAATGCCACGCTTGTTTTCGACGTGGAGCTCCTCAAACTGGAGTGA